In Sinorhizobium sojae CCBAU 05684, a single window of DNA contains:
- a CDS encoding glycosyltransferase family 4 protein encodes MMLGLRGIPSVQGGVEKHVEMLAAKLAAQGWGVEVVGRRRYLAQSPHSSGHGIRVFSLWAPRMMALEAIVHTFIGVCFAALRRPDILHIHAIGPALMVPLARMFGLKVVVTHHGYDYDRQKWGGFAKGMLKLGERLGMRLAHGRIAISKEIVETMGARYRVPVSFVPNGVAVAPWRGESGVLEEFALGRRRYVLLAARLVPEKRQIDLIRAFARLGDAGFKLVLAGGAEFETPYAREVKAIASRVPGVVLTGFQTGERLTELFANAALFVLPSSHEGMPIALLEAMAYGLPVLASDIIANRALGLPDEDYFPLGDIEALAAAIAGKLGNPPREEKILARMAHVEATYSWTSVAQKTLSVYGALKR; translated from the coding sequence ATGATGCTTGGGCTGCGCGGAATTCCGAGCGTCCAGGGCGGTGTTGAAAAGCATGTGGAAATGCTTGCGGCCAAGCTGGCGGCGCAAGGCTGGGGCGTCGAGGTCGTCGGGCGACGGCGCTATCTTGCGCAGTCCCCGCACTCCTCCGGACATGGGATTCGCGTCTTTTCACTCTGGGCGCCGCGCATGATGGCGCTTGAAGCGATCGTGCACACCTTCATCGGCGTCTGCTTCGCCGCACTTCGGCGTCCCGATATTCTGCACATTCATGCGATCGGTCCGGCTCTCATGGTGCCGCTCGCGCGGATGTTCGGCTTGAAGGTCGTCGTCACCCATCACGGCTATGACTATGATCGGCAGAAATGGGGCGGGTTTGCCAAAGGGATGCTGAAGCTAGGCGAGCGCCTGGGCATGAGGCTCGCGCACGGTCGCATCGCAATTTCAAAGGAAATTGTGGAGACGATGGGCGCGCGCTATCGCGTGCCCGTCTCCTTTGTCCCGAATGGCGTTGCCGTGGCGCCATGGCGCGGCGAAAGCGGCGTTCTGGAGGAGTTCGCACTCGGGAGGCGCCGCTACGTGCTGCTTGCCGCGCGGCTGGTGCCGGAAAAGCGACAGATCGATCTCATCCGGGCTTTCGCCAGGCTAGGCGACGCCGGCTTCAAGCTGGTGCTGGCAGGCGGCGCCGAATTCGAAACGCCCTACGCGCGCGAGGTGAAGGCGATCGCGAGCCGCGTTCCAGGCGTCGTCCTTACGGGCTTCCAGACTGGTGAAAGGCTCACGGAACTCTTCGCCAATGCGGCGCTCTTCGTCCTACCTTCAAGTCACGAAGGCATGCCGATAGCGCTGCTGGAGGCGATGGCCTATGGCCTGCCAGTGCTGGCGAGCGACATCATTGCCAATCGCGCGCTTGGCCTGCCGGACGAAGACTATTTTCCCCTCGGGGATATAGAGGCGCTTGCTGCGGCGATCGCCGGAAAGCTCGGAAATCCGCCGAGGGAGGAGAAGATTCTCGCTCGGATGGCGCATGTCGAAGCGACCTATAGCTGGACGAGCGTCGCGCAGAAGACGCTCTCCGTCTATGGAGCGCTGAAGCGATAG
- a CDS encoding glycosyltransferase — MSISVIIKTLNEEKRIAATIESALAALKGKGGEVIVADSGSADRTVEFAARYPVTIVQIAPPARPSCGIGPQLGFQYSRGEYVCLIDGDMLLDGGFLDEAVRFLADNPSIAGVTGHIEEMHVANLEFARRVNRNAPENRTGAIDRMNGGGLYRRRAIEDVGHFSDRNLHGYEEFDLGIRLRNAGWGLHRLDRRFVQHFGHTVNSYRLLVRRWKTKYLFGIGELLRASLGKPYFPQLMRELPELRLWTLIHLWWLFCLGLVLFLPDKILAFAAILAMLLGVVALASAKKRSLGMGLYTVVAWFFHAAALPVGLLRRRERPDAPIESRILGKPA, encoded by the coding sequence TTGTCGATATCCGTTATTATCAAGACATTGAATGAGGAAAAGCGCATTGCCGCGACGATCGAGAGCGCGCTCGCAGCGCTGAAAGGCAAGGGCGGCGAAGTCATAGTCGCCGACAGTGGCTCGGCCGATCGCACGGTGGAGTTCGCCGCCCGCTATCCCGTCACCATCGTCCAAATCGCGCCGCCCGCGCGGCCGAGCTGCGGGATCGGTCCGCAACTCGGTTTTCAGTATTCCCGTGGCGAGTATGTCTGTCTCATCGATGGAGACATGCTGCTGGATGGCGGCTTTCTCGACGAAGCCGTCCGCTTCCTTGCCGACAATCCCTCGATTGCCGGGGTGACGGGTCACATCGAGGAGATGCATGTCGCCAATCTCGAGTTCGCGCGGCGAGTAAACCGCAACGCGCCAGAGAACCGCACGGGAGCGATCGATCGCATGAATGGCGGCGGCCTCTATCGGCGTCGCGCCATAGAAGACGTCGGTCATTTTTCGGATCGGAACCTGCATGGTTACGAGGAATTCGACCTTGGCATCCGGCTGCGAAACGCCGGTTGGGGGCTCCATCGCCTCGACCGGCGCTTCGTCCAGCACTTCGGCCACACCGTGAATTCCTACCGGCTGCTGGTTCGCCGCTGGAAGACCAAATATCTATTCGGAATCGGCGAACTCCTGCGGGCCTCGCTCGGCAAGCCTTACTTCCCTCAACTCATGAGGGAGTTGCCGGAACTGAGGCTCTGGACACTCATCCATCTCTGGTGGCTTTTCTGCCTCGGCCTTGTCCTGTTTCTGCCCGACAAGATTCTGGCGTTTGCCGCTATTCTCGCCATGCTGCTTGGCGTCGTGGCGCTCGCGAGCGCCAAGAAGCGCAGCCTCGGCATGGGGCTCTACACCGTCGTCGCCTGGTTCTTTCATGCCGCCGCCCTTCCGGTTGGCTTGCTCCGGCGCCGCGAACGGCCGGATGCGCCGATCGAGAGCAGAATCCTTGGAAAGCCGGCATGA